In one Plasmodium falciparum 3D7 genome assembly, chromosome: 14 genomic region, the following are encoded:
- a CDS encoding rhoptry neck protein 2 — protein MLKFFIFILHIYLYIDSIYSSELSKHVKHDTDELKYASPTYDPKKGTKVIFYMPGNEQGVIPNNIQNKQHGTSIYPAIEYPTTKYPAIEYPGSEMNNGKTGTTNSGIYNKAHGSSNDYNASNSQDKTINLHIDENNSNNSYQPYDSNNTNNNTNSNNNSNNNSNNNSNNNSNNYSNNNSNTNSNTNSNTNSNNNTTNYDLNSEYEKIRRKEEEAARRIERERRADINRKNQDNNSNKYNNEQNGGYESDGNSPNSRVNINITNNGTHGNPHNNNSYGHKNNMHNTTNGNYANGNYANGNYSKGDYTNGDYTNGDYTNGDYTNGINNNMHGKNNYNTANGEYVNGAYDGLNNGSYKLIGNLNNNQNVDNSYNQGNENDKTYTSNYNINLEDNKNSPDNNQNYISTFNKDIGPNKSERSYYDVYGREYDDNKYNPYNKTNNHNTNQNGSTTYGSNANGTYGPNGTYGSNGTYEPNESYGPNGAYGPNGTYGHNGKYGSKGTYGNNETPYYVEHPEYDNGKSMSDFHVKDSKDNIGPGGDYPNLYQNIYGNEKNPNIFPGSPRNINVYSVHHIPNNGANGGLNSGANGGLNNGANDGLNNGANGGLNNGANGGLNNGANGGLNNGMNNGMNNGMNNGMNNGMNNGMNNGMNNGTNGGLNNGMNNGMNNGMNNGMNNGIHDDLYNSENSTFNNGLNNSGRTGLNNAYPHNGMLNNGTEYNVHYGNSDSNNTNDSMLNENYYSDSDYDDHTPGNKKKVYKSVAERNKKSASQDSLGAGFSDSDSDSEYEVVDGENKKYKKKNKENNEKDKYENNWDSNNYNSDNEIKDGYLSESEREYARNKANEIEDKMKKGEYSRKYKNSKSNESGYASKQTSDSDDSDIEANAFYVDNGQEMLIKEKEHYSSDSEHHKEESASIGNLNVFFPAENYHFSTYMGFDRRSFLPSNEIELEKMIGANFSNEVKNYCSRQNVAQKIGDYLNISFEYSRALEELRSEMILDFNKRKHLTNNTDDTILHMIENAEKRKNDPNYKEAYENKDYANNANIFMNEYSNPLSTKYNKILKEYLCHLFVNNPGTKPLERLYYNSLALGELVEPIRNKFKSLASSTIDFNYEIHMASASNIYLLAHFLVLSLAYLSYNEYFTTGTKSFYSLPTILTANSDNSFFMLNEMCNIHYNPNKNFKKDITFIPIESRPKRTTTFYGERRLTCDLLELVLNAIMLININEINNVFSNNNVDGYENSLSFSHNAIRIFSKVCPKINNDNVLKCEFEESSLYNPKIIKNDTSEKSSQKNLKKAFDLLRTYAEIEGHSAEGSTSPYYVSLILDDMKYNDFYKYTLWYEPRELIYGDIRGMQMKKKKKTKYIYNDFMKKSTQLKKKLIKNDLKYNLKSKGLVFLYAMIDKYGSILNKSQKAKVQFLNSTSSIRYYLYLNKVIFKSAKTYLDIMKRVLEELQTSTNTPLKFLVRGNYIENINNIARNDNMFYANLFVLTALSRRDPVKDYYNDKRKMLSATLAEKFANSTSMLIPHKLRKLVVSMKKGLLKKKLLTSLAKVKLLQHIPAHMLENITSSIRFTTHTIATMQIIQNAKYMSKHNFSQYDSKGMLARQIFTKGGFAEYADNLMAKWFSKGFEEYKREQIENFKMENSIDSELKDSEREDENDSSEESAKKKLQDLQLEEREKMKKENSLLFNQSDKWDQFINKELVRALGLWLEFNDNPTNASSFVYKVVEDSKHLLENNIDNNIIFSRTVKPTKQTAFRRFFNKILSLGNMLLRKPSFRVEHALWFGATIDIKKAFILLEKVSELHKMLNNQDESWLINEAFIEIVDHVVDLSTYKHVREPFGVARNPGMMAINPKYAELSHENRLRELQNSMCADHCSSVWKVISSFALHHLKNPDSLHTYESKFSKNSFGNKIDDKDFVHNFKMILGGDAVLHYFDNLLPKTMKKDLKAMKYGVSLTSAYSLKLTKIIFSQMQLPYLSQMFYMQAPYFGHFIGKWQKKRQQSRLKEIMSFMTLGSLSAYTLFSAMDITQQAKDIGAGPVASCFTTRMSPPQQICLNSVVNTALSTSTQSAMKCVFSVGLFASIGPYLFAPMAGLAVWNILKSEFKVLQRIDMALKNVFKNMWNKFLSLKGISKLRGIFKRKKAMKKKIIENATRKMNDMKNNPEKAKAHKMALKKINNYSKGSYHYISYAKIRI, from the coding sequence atgttaaaatttttcatattcattttacacatatatttatacatcgATTCAATATATTCATCAGAACTAAGCAAACATGTAAAACATGATACAGATGAATTAAAATATGCTAGTCCAACTTATGATCCCAAGAAAGGTACCAaggttattttttatatgccAGGAAATGAGCAAGGCGTTATACcgaataatatacaaaataaacaaCATGGAACCTCAATATATCCTGCTATTGAATATCCTACTACTAAATATCCTGCTATTGAATATCCTGGTAGTGAAATGAATAATGGGAAAACAGGAACTACTAATTcaggaatatataataaagccCATGGATCTTCTAATGATTATAATGCAAGTAATTCTCAAGATAAAACCATAAATTTACATatagatgaaaataattcaaataattcATATCAACCATATGATTCAAATaatactaataataatactaatagtaataataatagtaataataatagtaataataatagtaataataatagtaataattatagtaataataatagtaatactAATAGTAATACTAATAGTAATactaatagtaataataatactactAATTATGATTTAAACAgtgaatatgaaaaaattagaagaaaagaagaagaagctGCAAGAAGAATAGAAAGAGAAAGAAGAGCAgatataaatagaaaaaatcaAGATAATAATtctaacaaatataataatgaacaaaatggAGGATATGAATCTGATGGAAATTCACCCAATAGTagagtaaatataaatataacaaataatggAACACATGGTAATCcgcataataataattcttatggtcacaaaaataatatgcaTAATACAACTAATGGTAATTATGCTAATGGTAATTATGCTAATGGTAATTATAGTAAAGGTGATTATACTAATGGTGATTATACTAATGGTGATTATACCAACGGAGATTATACTAatggtataaataataatatgcatggtaagaataattataatacagCTAATGGTGAATATGTTAATGGAGCTTATGATGGGTTGAATAATggatcatataaattaattggtaatttaaataataaccaAAATGTAGATAATTCTTATAATCAAGgtaatgaaaatgataaaacaTACACATCCAATTACAATATAAATcttgaagataataaaaattctcCAGATAATAAccaaaattatatatcaaCATTTAACAAAGATATAGGTCCAAATAAATCTGAAAGATCATATTATGATGTGTATGGAAGAGaatatgatgataacaaatataatccatataataaaacaaataatcatAACACAAATCAAAATGGATCGACAACGTATGGGTCCAATGCCAATGGAACATACGGGCCTAATGGAACATATGGATCTAATGGAACATACGAGCCTAATGAATCATATGGACCTAATGGAGCATATGGACCTAATGGAACATATGGACACAATGGAAAGTATGGGTCTAAGGGAACATACGGAAATAATGAAACTCCTTATTATGTGGAACATCCAGAATATGATAATGGAAAATCTATGTCCGATTTTCATGTAAAAGATTCCAAGGATAATATTGGACCTGGGGGAGATTACCCTAATTTGTATCAAAACATATatggaaatgaaaaaaatccAAATATTTTTCCAGGAAGTCCTcgtaatataaatgtatattctGTTCACCATATACCAAATAATGGTGCAAATGGTGGTTTAAATAGTGGTGCAAATGGTGGTTTAAATAATGGTGCAAATGATGGTTTAAATAATGGTGCAAATGGTGGTTTAAATAATGGTGCAAATGGTGGTTTAAATAATGGTGCAAATGGTGGTTTAAATAATGGTATGAACAATGGTATGAATAATGGTATGAATAATGGTATGAATAATGGTATGAATAATGGTATGAATAATGGTATGAATAATGGTACAAATGGTGGTTTAAATAATGGTATGAATAATGGTATGAATAATGGTATGAATAATGGTATGAATAATGGTATACATGATGACTTATATAATAGTGAAAACAGTACTTTTAATAACGGTCTGAATAATTCAGGAAGAACTGGATTAAATAATGCATATCCTCATAATGGTATGCTTAATAATGGAACCGAATATAATGTACATTATGGAAACAGTGATTCTAATAATACGAATGACAGTATGCTAAATGAAAACTATTATAGTGATAGTGACTATGATGATCACACCCCAGGGAACAAAAAGAAAGTATATAAAAGTGTAGCTGAAAGGAATAAAAAATCTGCTTCTCAAGATAGTTTAGGAGCAGGATTTAGTGATAGTGATAGCGATAGTGAATACGAAGTAGTAGAtggggaaaataaaaaatacaaaaagaagaataaggaaaataatgaaaaagataaatatgaaaataattggGATtccaataattataattctgATAATGAAATTAAAGATGGTTATTTAAGTGAATCTGAAAGAGAATATGCAAGAAATAAAGCGAATGAAATTGAAGATAAAATGAAGAAAGGAGAATATTCTCGAAAGTATAAAAATAGTAAATCGAATGAATCCGGATATGCTTCAAAACAAACATCCGATTCAGATGATTCTGATATTGAAGCAAATGCATTTTATGTAGATAATGGACAAGAAatgttaataaaagaaaaagaacatTATTCAAGTGATTCAGAACATCATAAGGAAGAATCTGCTTCTATTGGAAatttaaatgtattttttcctgctgaaaattatcatttttcaACGTATATGGGATTTGATAGAAGATCGTTTTTACCCTCTAATGAAATTGAATTAGAAAAAATGATTGGAGCGAACTTTTCAAATGAAGTTAAAAATTATTGTAGCCGTCAAAATGTTGCACAAAAAATAGGAGACTATCTGAATATATCATTTGAATATTCTAGAGCATTAGAAGAATTAAGATCTGAAATGATCCTAGATTTTAATAAACGTAAACATTTAACAAATAATACTGATGACACAATTTTACACATGATAGAAAATGcagagaaaagaaaaaatgatcctaattataaagaagcgtatgaaaataaagattATGCAAATAATGCTAATATCTTTATGAATGAATATAGTAATCCATTAagtacaaaatataataaaatattaaaagaatatctttgtcatttatttgttaataaTCCAGGTACTAAACCATTAGAgagattatattataatagttTAGCATTAGGAGAACTTGTTGAACcaataagaaataaatttaaaagttTAGCATCATCCACAATTGATTTTAATTATGAAATTCATATGGCTTCGGcatctaatatatatttacttgcACATTTCTTAGTATTATCCTTGGCATATCTttcatataatgaatattttacGACAGGAACCAAATCATTTTATTCATTACCAACCATACTTACAGCTAATTCTGATAATAGTTTTTTCATGTTAAATGAAATGTGtaatattcattataatcCCAATAAAAATTTCAAAAAAGATATAACGTTTATACCTATTGAATCAAGGCCTAAAAGAACTACAACATTTTATGGTGAGAGAAGATTAACATGTGATTTATTGGAATTAGTATTAAATGCTATTAtgttaattaatattaatgaaataaacaatgtattttctaataataatgtagatGGATATGAAAATTCCTTATCTTTTTCACATAATGCTATTAGAATATTTTCGAAAGTATGTcctaaaattaataatgacAATGTATTAAAATGTGAATTTGAAGAATCAAGTTTATATAATCCTAAAATTATTAAGAATGATACATCAGAAAAATCGAgtcaaaaaaatttaaaaaaagcaTTTGATTTATTAAGAACTTATGCTGAAATAGAAGGCCATTCAGCTGAAGGTAGCACAAGTCCATATTATGTAAGTCTAATATTAGAtgatatgaaatataatgatttttataaatatacactTTGGTATGAACCTAGAGAATTAATATATGGTGATATCAGAGGTAtgcaaatgaaaaaaaagaagaaaacaaaatatatatataacgattttatgaaaaagagTACccaattaaaaaagaaattaataaaaaatgatttgaaatataatttaaagaGTAAAGGATtagtatttttatatgcaATGATTGATAAATATGGaagtatattaaataaaagtcAAAAAGCAAAAGTTCAATTTTTAAATAGTACTTCATCTATAcgttattatctatatttaaaCAAAGTAATATTCAAGTCAGCAAAAACCTATTTAGATATTATGAAAAGAGTATTAGAAGAATTACAAACGTCTACCAATACACCATTGAAATTCCTTGTTAGAGGaaattatatagaaaatataaataatattgctagaaatgataatatgttTTATGCAAACTTATTTGTATTAACAGCATTATCCAGAAGAGATCCAGTAaaagattattataatgataaaaggAAAATGTTGTCTGCTACATTAGCTGAGAAATTTGCTAATTCTACATCTATGTTAATACCGCACAAACTTAGAAAATTAGTTGTATCTATGAAAAAGGGACtgttaaaaaagaaattactTACATCATTGGCCAAGGTAAAATTATTACAACATATACCTGCGCACATGTTAGAAAATATCACATCAAGTATACGTTTCACAACTCATACCATAGCAACAATGCAAATTATACAAAATGCTAAATATATGTCCAAGCACAATTTTTCTCAGTATGATAGTAAGGGTATGTTAGCTAGACAAATATTCACAAAGGGTGGTTTTGCAGAATATGCAGATAATTTAATGGCAAAATGGTTTTCTAAAGGTtttgaagaatataaaagaGAACAAATTGAAAATTTCAAAATGGAAAATTCCATTGATTCTGAATTAAAAGATTCCGAAAGAGAAGATGAAAATGATAGTTCAGAAGAAAGTGCcaagaaaaaattacaagATCTTCAATTAgaagaaagagaaaaaatgaaaaaagagaacagtttattatttaatcaaAGTGATAAATGGGatcaatttataaataaggaACTTGTAAGAGCATTAGGTTTATGGTTAGAATTTAATGATAATCCAACTAATGCATCTTCGTTTGTTTATAAAGTAGTAGAAGATAGTAAACATTTATTAGAAAATAacatagataataatattattttttcaagaACAGTAAAACCAACTAAACAAACAGCTTTCAGAAGAttctttaataaaatattatctcTTGGAAATATGCTTTTAAGAAAGCCTAGTTTTAGAGTAGAACATGCATTATGGTTTGGTGCAActatagatataaaaaaagcatttatattattagaaaaagTAAGTGAATTACATAAAATGTTAAATAATCAGGATGAATCATGGTTAATTAATGAAGCTTTTATAGAAATTGTTGATCATGTCGTAGATTTAAGTACATATAAACATGTACGAGAACCATTTGGTGTTGCAAGAAATCCTGGAATGATGGCAATAAATCCTAAATATGCAGAATTATCTCATGAAAATCGACTTAGAGAATTACAAAATTCTATGTGTGCTGATCATTGTTCTTCTGTATGGAAAGTTATATCTTCTTTTGCATTACACCATTTAAAGAATCCTGATAGTTTACATACATATGAAAGCAAGTTTTCTAAAAATTCTTTTGGTAACAAAATTGATGATAAAGattttgttcataattttaaGATGATACTAGGAGGAGATGCAGttttacattattttgataatttatTACCAAAAACAATGAAAAAGGATTTGAAAGCAATGAAATATGGTGTATCATTAACATCTGCATATTCACTCAAATTAactaaaattatttttagtCAAATGCAATTACCTTACTTAAGtcaaatgttttatatgCAAGCTCCATATTTTGGTCATTTTATAGGAAAAtggcaaaaaaaaagacaacaAAGCAGACTTAAAGAAATCATGTCTTTTATGACTCTTGGAAGTTTATCTGCTTATACACTTTTTAGTGCTATGGATATAACACAACAAGCTAAAGATATAGGTGCAGGACCAGTAGCTAGCTGTTTTACAACTAGAATGTCTCCTCCACAACAAATATGTTTAAATTCAGTTGTTAATACGGCATTATCTACTTCCACTCAATCGGCTATGAAATGTGTTTTCTCTGTTGGTCTCTTTGCATCTATAGGGCCATACTTATTTGCTCCTATGGCAGGTTTAGCTGTatggaatatattaaaatctGAATTCAAGGTTTTACAAAGAATAGATATGGcattaaaaaatgttttcAAAAATATGTGGAATAAATTCTTATCCCTAAAAGGAATTAGTAAATTAAGAGGTATTTTTAAGAGAAAGAAAgctatgaaaaaaaaaattatagaaaatGCCACACGCAAGATGAATGACATGAAGAACAACCCAGAAAAGGCCAAGGCTCATAAAATGGcactaaaaaaaattaataactaTTCTAAAGGAAGCTACCATTACATATCATACGcgaaaataagaatataa